In the genome of Chloroflexota bacterium, the window ACTGGCAGCACTGGAATTCTGGTCATCACGACTGGCACTAACGTCAAATAAGCGTCACAATCTGCTGAGTTTTCAAGCGCCCTCAGTGTTGAGCAATTGCTTAGGCTGAGGGCTTCGTGTGGCAGATTGCAAGAGTTTGGCTAAGTTGTAACCTTTTAAATGTATCGGCGTACCAAGCCTTGTGATTATTACCACACTGTTTTGGGTATAGCACGTTTTTGATTTGAGAGTTAGGATGAATGGGTGGCGCGAACATTGCTGAGCGTAAAGCCCTTGGCAATGCGAATGCCAACAACAGATTTTATTTAGGAGGAATAACCCTCATGTCAAAACGGACGATTAGCGCAATTTTAATTGCCCTTGCATTAAGTGCATGTGGTGGTAGTGCTGCTCCAACCGCGACGACCGCTCCAACGGCAACGACAGCTCCAACTGAAGTGCCAGCGCCAACTGCAACCGAAGAAGCGGCTGCACCAACCGAAGCTCCATCAACTGATCCAAGCGGAGCCGCTGCTGAAATTCCAGCACCACCGCAAAGCGATCCCTACGTTAAGGGCGAAAACGAAATCATTGATGCAGCAATCGGTGGCATGGAAGGTGAATTCGAAAACCAAGAACAACAAACTGGCTTGGATCTCGAACCATTGACCTACTACTTGACCGAAGAAGACCCACAAACGATTGTGGACTTCTACGAAGGTGAAATGGCAACCTACGGCTGGGGCACAGGCCAAGTCGAAGATCAAACCTTCGGCAAAGTCTTGGTTTATCCAAGCGCCAGCGAATTGACCACCATCGCCATGATCGGTGTGTTGGATCTTTCAACCGTTGATCCAAGCATGAAACAATCGATCATCTTCACCACGGTTGGTCGCTTGGGTGGCGGCATGACTATGCCAACCCCTGATAGTGGTGGCAGCACCACCGACCCAGTGACCACTGGCGACTTGAGCGATATTCCAGCTCCACCAAGCAGCGAAGAATATCAATCGGGTGACGATGCCTTGACCGATACCTTCATGGATAGCTTTGAAAAAGGCTTTGCTGGTAGCGCTGGCAGCACGGCTGTCTTGGGCAAGCAAGCCTATATCTCAACCGCAACTCCAGAAGAAATCAAAACCTTCTATGATGACGAATTGACCGCTGCTGGCTGGACTTCAATGCCAACTGGTGCTGATACCACTGGCGGCATGGCTGGCACGCAAACCTTGACCTATGCCAACATGAGCGCTGGCGAAGCCTTGGTCATTATGACTGTTGATCGCAGCAGCATGGGCATGGGCGATGGCATTTTGGTCATCATCATCAAAGCTGGCCAATAAGCTTTAGGCTTAATTAACTATCGGTTCCCCCTGAGTTGCTTCGGCGATTCAGGGGGATGTTTTTTTGCAAAATGACTGTGGTATCATACACCCGCGATCCAAATCAAGCAGCCAAGGAGGCAGCCATGACGCGCGAACGACTTTCTGCAAGGGTGCAGAGCGTTCCACCTTCAGGGATACGGCGGTTTTTCGATATTGCTGCCACAATGGAGAATGTGATTTCGCTCGGGATCGGCGAGCCAGATTTTGTCACGCCATATACGATTACCCAAGCTGGGATTCGCTCATTGCAACAGGGCAAAACTGCCTATACTTCGAATTCTGGGACGATCGAATTACGCCAGGAATTACAAAAACACCTCGATCATTTGTATGGACTCAATTATGATCCTGAGAATGAGTTATTGATTACGGTTGGGGTCAGCGAAGCCTTGCAAAATGCCATGCTAGCAACGATCGATCCCGGCGATGAGGTGATCATTCCTGAGCCATGTTTTGTGGCCTATGGCCCAAGTGTGGTGTTTGCTGGCGGGGTTCCGGTGTATGTCAGTACCTCGGTCGAGCAGGAGTTTCAAGTAACCCGCGAGGCAATCGAGGCCGCGATCACGCCGAAAACCAAAGCGATCTTAATTGGCTATCCCAATAATCCAACTGGCGCAGTGATGAGCCGTGAACGCTTGTTGGAGATCGCCGCCCTAGCTGAACAATACGATCTGTTGGTATTTTCCGATGAGATTTACGATCGTTTAGTCTATGGGGTTGAGCATACGAGCTTTGCCCAATTACCTGGCATGCGCGATCGCACAATTTTGCTTGGTGGGTTCTCCAAGGCCTATGCCATGACTGGCTGGCGTTTGGGTTGGTTGGCGGCTAGCGCCGAAATTGCCAATGCTGTGCGCAAAATCCATCAATACGCTATTATGTCTGCGCCAACGGTAGCCCAATATGCTGGCTTGGCGGCGCTGCAAACTGGCGAAGAAGATGTTCAGCGCATGGTCAGCGAATATGATCGCCGTCGGCAAGTGATTGTGGCTGGATTGCGCCAAATTGGCTTGCCAACCTTTGAGCCACAGGGCGCGTTCTACGTTTTCCCGCAGGTCAGTAGCCTTGGCCTCACCAGCGAAGCCTTTGTTGAAGGCCTGCTTTACGGCGAAAAAGTCGCAGTTGTCCCAGGCGATGCCTTTGGCCCAAGCGGCGCTGGCTTCGTGCGCATGTGTTACGCTACCAGTATGGATAATATCGAAACCGCCTTAGAACGAATTGAGCGCTACGTTCGTTCATTGTAAGTTTAGAAGGATGCGCCATGAGTACCGAATCACCTGTTGAATGTACCCGCTGTAAACGACAGCTTTCGTCCGATGACGTGCGCATGGCGCAGCCTTTGATCACCTTCAAAGAGCTGGTGCAAGCTGCGATTAAAACCCCTTCCTTGCTCAGCGCAAGCTTGCCCGATGTCCCCTATTGCCCAGAATGTCGGGTGATTATTGCCAAACAACGCCAAACTGAACAACTCAAATTTTTAGGTGCTGCTGTCGCTGTATTAGCAATTCTGATTGTGCTTGTGTTGGTTGTACTCTAGCTGGATTCACGCTTGGGGGTTAAATTTTTAGGACAAAATGATGCTTTTATCTGTGTTAATTCCTTGCTACAATGAAGCAGCAACAATTGCAAAAATGCTAGAGCGGTTGGCGCAAATTACAATTCCCATGCAATGGATCGCCGTTGATGATTGCTCACGTGATGCGACCTACCAAGTTTTACAACAATTAACTGCAACATACCCACACATGCAGGTTGTCCAACATCGCCAAAATAGTGGCAAGGGTGCGGCTATCCGCACGGCCTTAGCCCATGCCACTGGCGAGATTGTGATTATTCAAGATGCCGACCTCGAATATGACCCTCACGATTTTTATGAATTGATCAAACCAATTGAAGCTGGTTTGGTTAATGTCGTGTTTGGTTCGCGCTTTATGGGTCGGCATACGGGTATGTATTTCTGGAATGCTATTGGCAATAAAGGTCTCACCTTTTTAACCAATTTGCTGTTTAACTGTTGGATCTCCGACATGGAAACCTGCTACAAGGTGATGCGCACCGATATTATGCGCTCGATGAACCTGGTTTCCAACGATTTTCGGATTGAGGCAGAAATAACGGCGAAGGTTCTGATGCAGGGTGAGCGAATTTTTGAAGTGCCAATTACATACTTGGGGCGTACTTACGAGGAAGGTAAGAAGATGCACCCCAAATATGGCTTTTTGACGGTTTGGGCGTTATTCCGGTTGCGTTTGCTCGGTCGCCCATAACCACGGTATTTGCTCCTCTTACAGAAAAGGTGATACATATGCCAGTCGTTGCAGTTCTTGGCGCTCAGTGGGGCGACGAGGGCAAAGGTCGTGTTGTCGATTTATTGGCAACCAAAGCTAAAATGGTTATTCGTGCTGCCGGTGGCTCTAATGCCGGCCATACGGTGATTAACCATCTTGGCACATTTAAATTGCACCTTACGCCCGCCGGAATTTTCGATGCCAATGTAGTCAATATTATCGGCGCAGGCACGGTGATCGATCCTGCGGTGTTGATGAAGGAGTTGCAAGCCTTACGTGAGGCCAATGTTTCGCTTGATCAACTCTATATCAGCGATCGGGCACATGTGGTTATGCCCTATCACGTTTCGCTCGATGCCCTCGAAGAAAAAGATCGCGGCGCGAACGAAATTGGCACAACCAAACGGGGCATTGGTCCAGCCTATGTTGATAAAGCTTCGCGGATGGGTATTCGCATGGGCGATTTGCTCCACGAAGAAACCTTGCTCAGCCGCCTAACCAGTGTGCTCGAATATAAAGGCCGCGTGCTCAACAAGATGTATGGTGCTCAGCCAAGCGCTTCATTGCACGATATGTATCTGCAATATTTGGAGTTTGGTCGCCAACTCGAAGCCCACATCGTGCCCATCCACACCATGGTTCAAGATGCCTTGCGTCGCGATATTCCAATTTTGATCGAGGGCAATCAAGGGGCGTTGTTGGATGTGGATTATGGCACATTCCCGTATGTTACTTCGACCGCAACTGGCTCAGCGGGCGCATGCCAAGGCGCTGGAATTCCGCCAATGCGCTTAAATGGCGTAGTCGGAATTTACAAAGCCTACACCACCCGCGTTGGTGGTGGGCCATTCCCAACCGAATTAACCGACGAACTTGGTGAGCATATTCGCCAAGCTGGCCATGAATTTGGCACAACCACTGGTCGCCCACGGCGGGTTGGCTGGTTCGATGCGGTGGCGGCGCGTTACGCTGCTGAAATTAATGGCATTAGCTCAATCGCCCTCACCAAACTCGATGTGCTCGACGATGTTGAGACGCTCAAAATTTGTACTGGCTATCGCTGGAACGACACCGAGCTTGATTCCTTTCCTTCGTCGATTTCGGTGCTCAGCCAAATCGAGCCAATTTACGAAGAATATCCAGGTTGGAAAACCAACACCAGTCATGCTCGCACCTTAGATGAATTGCCCGAAGCGGCTCAACGCTATGTTCGCCGCCTAAGCCAATTGGTTGGCGTGCGCTTGGGCATGATTTCGGTCGGCCCATCGCGTGAGCAAATGGTGAGCTTGCAGGAAATTTTCTAGCCTAGCTTCATACCCTACATCCCTCAGAAGTTTTGTAGAATCACCAACGGCATAGCATTCGCCTATATCCGCGAATGCTATGCCGTTGCGCTTGGCCGTAAGAATTAAACAGTTTCGAGCGGAGCTGGCGCACCAAATTGTACGACCAACTCGCCATTGCGAAACACCGCTCGCAGGGCTGGCCGATCAGCCAACATCGTCGGCAAAATCATCTCACGCCGGAAGTTGCCAATTTCAATAAACAATTGATCGCCACGTTTGGTCATGTTCACTTTATTAACTTCGACATGCGGCAAGGGCAAACGTAGCTCATACTGATCGCCCTGCTTAGTGATGTCCATGGTTTTGCCCACGTAAAACACATCAAGCGGATTGCGCTCGCCAAACAAGGCTGCGCCAACATCGGCCAGATCATCGAGCCCTTTGATCTCACGGGCATACATTGGGGCTTCCCAAATTGGCAGCGGCGTGAAAATATCATGAACTTGAGCGCGATAGCTAGCCTGAATTTCTTGCATTTGTTCGATAAAGCTATGACCACGCACATCGCTGGGCATCACCCGATTAAGCACCACGCCATCGACCGGATAGCCATACAAGGCCAAGTAGGTTGCGGCGCGTTGGGCCTCTTTTATTACCATACGCTCGGGGTTGACCACCAAGCGATAGGAACTAATTTTGGGGTCGGCCAAGGTTGCTCGCAGTGCTTCAACCTGCTCAACAAAGCGTGGCAAGGTATCGAACATATCCGAAGCTGGCACCAGTGCCCGAATCAAGGGCTTAGCCACTTTCATGGTGCTGGTTTCCCATTGCATCACCCGCGAAGCATACCAAGTGAAGGTTTCGGGCATGGTCAGCAAGCGCACGGTTTCGCCAGTTGGCGCTGCATCAACAATGACTGCATCGTAGTTGCCTTCTTTAGCTTGTTTGCGAATATGCAACAAACTGACAACTTCTTCCATGCCTGGAATCACTGCTAATTCTTCGGCAGCAACTTCGTTAACACCCTTGCGCTTGAGCAAATTGGAGACAAAGCCTTGCAACTCGCCCCAGTGTTGGCGCACTTCCTCCAACACATTGATTTCTTGAGCCCAAAGGTTTTCGCTCAGCTTGGTGGGGCTAGGGCCAACTTGGCAATCAAGCGCATCGGCCAAGGAGTGCGCCACATCGGTGCTGACCACCAATGTTCGATAGCCCATGCGTGATGCTCGCACGGCGGTTGCCGCAGCGGTTGTGGTTTTGCCAACGCCACCCTTGCCAAGATATAAAATCAAACGCATTGTATCTTCCTTTCGCTGCATTGCGAGAATACATGAATCACTCGCTGCACTGCTGTTTTGGACGTTATGGTCAACTGGGTAGTTGCAGCCTAGCTGTATTATCGCATATCGTTGTTACGTAAACAGGGGTATTTGGGTTTTGGCAA includes:
- a CDS encoding aminotransferase class I/II-fold pyridoxal phosphate-dependent enzyme; this translates as MTRERLSARVQSVPPSGIRRFFDIAATMENVISLGIGEPDFVTPYTITQAGIRSLQQGKTAYTSNSGTIELRQELQKHLDHLYGLNYDPENELLITVGVSEALQNAMLATIDPGDEVIIPEPCFVAYGPSVVFAGGVPVYVSTSVEQEFQVTREAIEAAITPKTKAILIGYPNNPTGAVMSRERLLEIAALAEQYDLLVFSDEIYDRLVYGVEHTSFAQLPGMRDRTILLGGFSKAYAMTGWRLGWLAASAEIANAVRKIHQYAIMSAPTVAQYAGLAALQTGEEDVQRMVSEYDRRRQVIVAGLRQIGLPTFEPQGAFYVFPQVSSLGLTSEAFVEGLLYGEKVAVVPGDAFGPSGAGFVRMCYATSMDNIETALERIERYVRSL
- a CDS encoding glycosyltransferase family 2 protein, with product MMLLSVLIPCYNEAATIAKMLERLAQITIPMQWIAVDDCSRDATYQVLQQLTATYPHMQVVQHRQNSGKGAAIRTALAHATGEIVIIQDADLEYDPHDFYELIKPIEAGLVNVVFGSRFMGRHTGMYFWNAIGNKGLTFLTNLLFNCWISDMETCYKVMRTDIMRSMNLVSNDFRIEAEITAKVLMQGERIFEVPITYLGRTYEEGKKMHPKYGFLTVWALFRLRLLGRP
- a CDS encoding adenylosuccinate synthase: MPVVAVLGAQWGDEGKGRVVDLLATKAKMVIRAAGGSNAGHTVINHLGTFKLHLTPAGIFDANVVNIIGAGTVIDPAVLMKELQALREANVSLDQLYISDRAHVVMPYHVSLDALEEKDRGANEIGTTKRGIGPAYVDKASRMGIRMGDLLHEETLLSRLTSVLEYKGRVLNKMYGAQPSASLHDMYLQYLEFGRQLEAHIVPIHTMVQDALRRDIPILIEGNQGALLDVDYGTFPYVTSTATGSAGACQGAGIPPMRLNGVVGIYKAYTTRVGGGPFPTELTDELGEHIRQAGHEFGTTTGRPRRVGWFDAVAARYAAEINGISSIALTKLDVLDDVETLKICTGYRWNDTELDSFPSSISVLSQIEPIYEEYPGWKTNTSHARTLDELPEAAQRYVRRLSQLVGVRLGMISVGPSREQMVSLQEIF
- a CDS encoding TRC40/GET3/ArsA family transport-energizing ATPase, with the translated sequence MRLILYLGKGGVGKTTTAAATAVRASRMGYRTLVVSTDVAHSLADALDCQVGPSPTKLSENLWAQEINVLEEVRQHWGELQGFVSNLLKRKGVNEVAAEELAVIPGMEEVVSLLHIRKQAKEGNYDAVIVDAAPTGETVRLLTMPETFTWYASRVMQWETSTMKVAKPLIRALVPASDMFDTLPRFVEQVEALRATLADPKISSYRLVVNPERMVIKEAQRAATYLALYGYPVDGVVLNRVMPSDVRGHSFIEQMQEIQASYRAQVHDIFTPLPIWEAPMYAREIKGLDDLADVGAALFGERNPLDVFYVGKTMDITKQGDQYELRLPLPHVEVNKVNMTKRGDQLFIEIGNFRREMILPTMLADRPALRAVFRNGELVVQFGAPAPLETV